The following proteins are encoded in a genomic region of Gemmatimonadales bacterium:
- a CDS encoding S9 family peptidase, whose protein sequence is LDVASGAVRKLTTNPGYDRSPAFSPDGRSIAYLCSAGRGQPTDVCVISVDGGGTRNLTQRWELDPNPPQWSRDGRTLTFDAEIEGSVHLFRAAAGGGAVQQVTRGLRQMRGFTSSADGRLMGYTSTDITHPAEVFVASGDGTVERRITSFNDAYLASVDAIPADTIWYRGPGGMRIEGWLMKPHGWASGARYPLVLYIHGGPHGQYGNVYLHEFQMLAGQGYYVLFTNPRGSTGYGHAFTYASRGRWGMEDYQDLMLGVDEAIRRSGQVDTTRMAVLGGSYGGFMTNWIVGHTHRFRVAQTDRSISNWFSWYGSSDAQDLTAYEFYGRPWEQDSLYRALSPFTYVRNMTTPLLIVHSEEDYRVPITDAEQLFMALRQRHVPVEFVRYPRSSHGLSRTGPPWLLVDRLERIRTWFAHWIGTGTTAPAAEVR, encoded by the coding sequence TCCTCGACGTCGCGAGCGGTGCGGTCCGGAAGCTCACCACCAATCCCGGCTACGATCGCAGCCCGGCCTTCTCGCCCGATGGGCGTTCCATCGCATACCTCTGTTCCGCGGGTCGCGGCCAGCCCACCGATGTCTGCGTGATAAGCGTGGATGGAGGTGGGACGCGCAACCTCACCCAGCGCTGGGAGCTCGACCCCAACCCGCCCCAGTGGTCGCGCGACGGGCGCACCCTGACGTTCGACGCGGAGATCGAGGGCAGCGTTCACCTGTTCCGGGCAGCGGCGGGCGGTGGCGCGGTACAGCAGGTGACGCGCGGCCTCCGGCAGATGCGCGGCTTCACGTCCAGCGCGGACGGCCGCTTGATGGGCTACACCTCGACCGACATCACGCATCCGGCGGAGGTGTTCGTCGCGTCCGGCGACGGAACCGTCGAAAGACGAATCACTTCGTTCAACGACGCGTACCTGGCGTCGGTGGACGCGATCCCGGCGGACACTATCTGGTACCGCGGCCCCGGTGGAATGCGGATCGAGGGCTGGTTGATGAAGCCCCACGGCTGGGCGTCCGGCGCGCGGTATCCGCTGGTGCTCTACATACACGGCGGGCCGCACGGCCAATACGGCAACGTCTACCTCCACGAATTCCAGATGCTGGCGGGGCAGGGATACTACGTCCTGTTCACCAATCCGCGCGGATCCACCGGCTACGGCCACGCCTTCACGTACGCCTCGCGCGGGCGCTGGGGGATGGAGGACTACCAGGACTTGATGCTCGGGGTCGACGAGGCGATCCGTCGCTCCGGCCAGGTGGACACGACGCGGATGGCCGTGCTCGGCGGGTCGTACGGCGGGTTCATGACCAACTGGATCGTCGGGCACACCCACCGATTCAGGGTGGCACAGACCGACCGCTCCATCTCGAACTGGTTCTCGTGGTACGGCTCGTCGGACGCGCAGGATCTCACGGCCTATGAGTTCTACGGCAGGCCCTGGGAGCAGGACTCCCTCTACCGGGCGCTGTCGCCGTTCACCTACGTCCGGAACATGACGACGCCGCTCCTCATCGTGCACAGCGAAGAGGACTACCGCGTGCCCATCACCGACGCCGAGCAGCTCTTCATGGCGCTCCGCCAGCGGCACGTGCCGGTGGAGTTCGTGCGCTACCCGCGCAGTTCACACGGCCTCTCGCGCACCGGCCCTCCATGGCTGCTGGTGGACCGGCTGGAGCGGATCCGGACCTGGTTCGCGCACTGGATCGGGACCGGGACGACTGCGCCGGCGGCGGAGGTTAGATAA
- the tilS gene encoding tRNA lysidine(34) synthetase TilS, translated as MTAPSLLERLRRHLAESGLFPEPGLAVLAVSGGGDSVAMLDLLAALAPDLGLSLLVAHADHGILPDSTAVAERVSGLAKTRFGLETVVGALDLGPKASETRARTARYRFLRQVQADRGARYLVTAHHADDQVETVLLRLLRGSAPAGLAGIAPRASRGLIRPLLPFSHAELTAHSASLGAPIAVDPTNRDPRHMRAWVRTALWPVIEQRLRGMGTEALLAVAGHASREVMAWDALLDALPGLEVRAADGRFEVARGVLSGYHNVLAGRILRAAARRAGIRLAPGAADRLARFAAAAASGRRLMLGENLMGEVAFDRLVVARFAAEPERQTLRGSNGEVGFGDYLVRWREAEAPAEIERGGWTTWVRAVPGGAPLTVRPPAPGERLAPLGGVGRAKVARLLMAAKVPRAERQRYPVVATDEAVLWIPGVCRGADLIPEPGREAMRIDVVAG; from the coding sequence GTGACCGCCCCGTCGCTGCTCGAGCGCCTCCGCAGGCACCTCGCCGAGTCAGGGCTCTTCCCGGAGCCCGGACTCGCCGTGCTCGCCGTGTCCGGCGGCGGGGATTCGGTCGCGATGCTGGACCTCCTCGCCGCCCTGGCGCCGGACCTCGGTCTCTCGCTCCTCGTCGCCCACGCCGATCACGGTATCCTGCCCGACAGCACCGCCGTGGCGGAGCGGGTGAGTGGTCTCGCGAAGACGCGCTTCGGGCTCGAAACCGTCGTAGGCGCGCTCGACCTGGGCCCGAAGGCGAGCGAGACCCGCGCCCGCACGGCGCGCTATCGCTTCCTGCGCCAGGTCCAGGCCGACCGCGGCGCGCGCTACCTCGTCACCGCGCACCACGCCGACGACCAGGTGGAGACGGTGCTCCTGCGCCTCCTTCGGGGCAGCGCGCCGGCCGGCCTCGCCGGCATCGCCCCTCGCGCGTCGCGCGGCCTGATCCGCCCGCTCCTTCCGTTCTCCCACGCCGAGCTGACCGCGCATTCCGCGAGCCTTGGCGCGCCGATCGCGGTCGATCCCACGAATCGTGACCCACGCCACATGCGCGCCTGGGTGCGTACCGCGCTCTGGCCGGTCATCGAGCAGCGACTCCGCGGGATGGGGACTGAAGCCCTGCTCGCGGTGGCCGGCCATGCGAGTCGGGAAGTCATGGCCTGGGACGCCCTCCTCGACGCCCTTCCCGGGCTCGAGGTTCGCGCCGCGGACGGCCGTTTCGAAGTTGCCCGTGGAGTGCTGAGCGGCTATCATAACGTGTTGGCCGGACGCATTTTGCGCGCCGCGGCGCGGCGCGCCGGTATCCGGCTGGCACCGGGCGCAGCGGACCGGCTCGCACGCTTCGCGGCAGCAGCCGCCAGCGGGCGTCGCCTGATGCTCGGCGAAAACCTGATGGGCGAGGTCGCGTTCGACCGGCTGGTCGTGGCGCGCTTCGCGGCGGAGCCTGAACGCCAGACCCTTCGCGGATCGAACGGCGAGGTCGGGTTCGGCGACTACCTCGTGCGGTGGCGAGAGGCCGAAGCGCCCGCCGAGATCGAGCGTGGCGGCTGGACGACCTGGGTCCGCGCCGTGCCCGGCGGGGCGCCTTTAACGGTACGGCCGCCGGCTCCCGGCGAACGCCTCGCGCCGTTGGGCGGCGTAGGTCGCGCGAAGGTGGCTCGGCTGCTCATGGCGGCCAAGGTTCCGCGCGCGGAACGGCAGCGGTATCCGGTCGTCGCTACCGACGAGGCGGTGCTATGGATCCCCGGCGTGTGTCGTGGGGCGGACCTGATTCCGGAGCCTGGACGGGAGGCGATGCGGATCGATGTTGTCGCCGGCTAG
- the hpt gene encoding hypoxanthine phosphoribosyltransferase encodes MGGRKVARIVYEPEMIQARVRELGHEITKAYPDGDLLILGLLKGSFIFLGDLVRQIPRPLQVDFIVASSYGDSTVSSGNVRLVYDPETRLEGKHILLVEDIIDTGRTLNRLVELLRSRNPRSLEICALLDKHLAGDLKVQPKFLGFDAPKEFLVGYGLDHAEDFRHLPFVASLAD; translated from the coding sequence ATGGGTGGCCGGAAGGTCGCCCGCATAGTCTACGAGCCGGAGATGATCCAGGCGCGCGTTCGCGAGCTGGGGCACGAGATCACGAAGGCCTATCCGGACGGCGACCTGCTGATCCTGGGCCTCCTCAAGGGGAGCTTCATCTTCCTCGGAGACCTCGTCCGCCAGATCCCGCGACCGCTCCAGGTGGACTTCATCGTCGCCAGCTCGTACGGCGACTCCACCGTTTCGAGCGGGAACGTCCGGCTGGTCTACGACCCCGAGACCCGTCTCGAAGGGAAACATATCCTGCTGGTCGAGGATATTATTGACACCGGGCGGACGCTGAACCGCCTGGTCGAGCTGCTGCGCTCGCGCAACCCGAGGAGCCTGGAGATTTGCGCACTGCTCGACAAGCACCTCGCCGGCGACCTGAAGGTGCAGCCGAAGTTCCTGGGCTTCGATGCGCCGAAAGAGTTCCTGGTGGGGTACGGGTTGGACCACGCAGAGGATTTTCGACACTTGCCGTTCGTCGCCAGTCTGGCCGACTGA
- the ftsH gene encoding ATP-dependent zinc metalloprotease FtsH, translating to MPERLPPPKFSWGRFSKTAAFWLILILITAVFFQLTARKNGEAPEISYSDFQAALDRGNVGKVEIIALQDLRGEFKSPEQILGKPVLRFTVQLPFQASETFTRQLQEKGVPIQARRPRPGLLALFVQMLPWLILIGFWLFIYKQMQAGSGRAFAFGKSKAKLLTGDTPKITFADVAGCDEAKVELQEIIEFLKDPQKFTRLGGRLPKGALLVGAPGTGKTLLAKAVAGEAARPFFSMSGSDFVEMFVGVGASRVRDLFEQGKAHAPCIIFIDEIDAVGRHRGAGLGGGHDEREQTLNQLLVEMDGFESNEGVILLAATNRPDVLDPALLRPGRFDRQIVVDAPDVRGREGILRVHTRKIPLAVDVRLDKVAKGTPGLSGADLANLVNEAALLAARRNKSQVDMEDVENAKDKVMLGVERRSLVLSEDERRLTAYHEAGHAIVAWSIPGLDPLHKVTIVPRGRSLGLTTWLPEEDRHNYTKYWLEGQLAVSFGGRVAEQLVFGAEKVTTGAWGDIEQATRMARRMVTQFGMSDIVGTVAVGDQEHEIFLGREISQRQGVSERTAELVDNEIKRIIDEAYARARTILAGHREMLDMLAAALLDRETLDREELDMVLAGQPLPPRSPSPSVPPVPAGPVAADKEAAPRPVGVPNEAPSPA from the coding sequence ATGCCCGAACGTTTGCCACCTCCGAAGTTCTCTTGGGGCCGTTTCTCGAAGACGGCGGCCTTCTGGCTGATCCTCATCCTCATCACCGCGGTTTTCTTCCAGCTCACGGCTCGCAAGAACGGGGAAGCGCCGGAGATCTCCTATTCGGACTTCCAGGCGGCGCTGGACCGCGGCAACGTCGGCAAGGTCGAGATAATCGCGCTCCAGGACTTGCGCGGCGAGTTCAAGTCGCCGGAGCAGATCCTCGGCAAGCCGGTCCTGCGATTCACGGTGCAGCTGCCCTTCCAGGCGTCGGAGACGTTCACCCGGCAGCTTCAGGAGAAGGGCGTGCCGATCCAGGCGCGCCGGCCGCGGCCCGGGCTCCTCGCGCTCTTCGTGCAGATGTTGCCGTGGCTCATCCTGATCGGCTTCTGGCTCTTCATCTACAAGCAGATGCAGGCCGGCAGCGGGCGCGCCTTCGCGTTCGGCAAGTCGAAGGCCAAGCTGCTGACCGGCGACACGCCCAAGATCACCTTCGCCGACGTGGCGGGGTGTGACGAGGCCAAGGTCGAGCTTCAGGAGATCATCGAGTTCCTGAAGGACCCGCAGAAGTTCACCCGGCTGGGCGGGCGGCTCCCCAAGGGCGCGCTTCTCGTCGGGGCGCCGGGTACGGGCAAGACGCTCCTCGCCAAGGCCGTTGCGGGTGAGGCGGCGCGGCCATTCTTCTCCATGTCGGGCTCGGACTTCGTCGAGATGTTCGTGGGGGTTGGCGCGTCGCGGGTGCGCGACCTCTTCGAGCAGGGCAAGGCGCACGCGCCTTGCATCATCTTCATCGACGAGATAGACGCGGTAGGCCGGCACCGCGGTGCGGGCCTGGGCGGCGGGCACGACGAGCGCGAGCAGACGCTCAACCAGCTGTTGGTGGAGATGGACGGCTTCGAGTCGAACGAGGGCGTGATCCTCCTGGCCGCGACCAACCGGCCCGACGTGCTCGACCCGGCGCTGCTGCGTCCCGGCCGCTTCGACCGCCAGATCGTCGTGGACGCGCCGGACGTGCGGGGGCGCGAAGGCATCCTCCGCGTGCACACGCGCAAGATCCCGCTGGCTGTCGATGTGCGCCTCGACAAAGTGGCGAAGGGGACGCCGGGCCTCTCCGGCGCCGACCTCGCCAACCTGGTGAACGAGGCGGCCCTCCTCGCCGCGCGCCGCAACAAGTCGCAGGTGGACATGGAGGACGTCGAGAACGCCAAGGACAAGGTGATGCTCGGCGTGGAGCGGAGGAGCTTGGTCCTTTCCGAAGACGAGCGCCGTCTCACCGCCTATCACGAAGCGGGACACGCCATCGTCGCCTGGTCCATCCCCGGGCTCGATCCGTTGCACAAGGTGACGATCGTGCCGCGGGGGCGCTCGCTCGGCCTCACCACCTGGCTTCCCGAAGAGGACCGCCACAACTACACCAAGTACTGGCTCGAGGGGCAGCTCGCGGTGAGCTTCGGCGGCCGCGTTGCGGAACAACTGGTCTTCGGCGCGGAGAAGGTGACCACCGGAGCCTGGGGCGACATAGAGCAGGCGACCCGGATGGCGCGGCGGATGGTGACCCAGTTCGGGATGAGCGACATAGTCGGCACGGTAGCGGTCGGAGACCAGGAGCACGAGATATTCCTCGGCCGCGAGATTTCCCAGCGGCAGGGCGTCTCCGAACGCACGGCGGAGCTGGTGGACAACGAGATCAAGCGGATCATCGACGAAGCCTATGCGCGGGCGCGCACGATCCTCGCCGGGCACCGGGAGATGCTCGACATGCTCGCGGCGGCGCTGCTCGATCGCGAGACGCTGGACCGCGAGGAGCTGGACATGGTGCTCGCGGGCCAGCCGCTGCCGCCGCGCTCTCCTTCGCCGTCGGTGCCTCCGGTGCCCGCCGGTCCGGTCGCGGCCGACAAGGAAGCCGCGCCGCGCCCCGTGGGCGTTCCGAACGAGGCGCCGAGCCCGGCGTGA
- the folP gene encoding dihydropteroate synthase encodes MISAARAVRVWRTARRSLPLDTSLVVGIINVTPDSFSDGGRHFDPADAVRAGLGMREAGADVLDVGGESTRPGASQPDEAEELRRIIPVIERLVREVGLPVSVDTRRSGVARRAIEAGAEIVNDVSGLTCDPEMARAVADTGAGVVIMHMRGEPATMDAHARYGDVAAEVAGELSERRGRALIAGVAPEAIVLDPGLGFAKNVEHNLTLLNRLDAIVALNHPVMVGPSRKRFLGAVTGSGVAERDAATAAACVAARFRGASLFRVHDVAAAREALTVADAILTANG; translated from the coding sequence GTGATTAGCGCGGCGCGGGCGGTGCGGGTGTGGCGCACGGCCCGACGCTCGCTCCCGCTGGACACGTCTCTCGTCGTCGGCATCATCAACGTAACGCCGGACTCCTTCAGCGATGGCGGCAGGCACTTCGACCCCGCGGACGCCGTGCGCGCTGGGCTGGGAATGCGCGAGGCGGGCGCCGATGTGCTGGACGTGGGCGGGGAGTCGACCCGGCCGGGCGCATCGCAGCCGGACGAAGCCGAAGAGTTGCGCCGTATCATCCCGGTGATCGAGCGCCTGGTGAGGGAGGTGGGCCTCCCGGTCAGTGTGGACACGCGGCGCAGCGGGGTCGCGCGGCGGGCCATCGAAGCGGGCGCCGAGATCGTGAACGATGTCTCGGGCCTGACGTGCGATCCGGAGATGGCGCGCGCGGTCGCGGATACCGGCGCCGGTGTCGTCATCATGCACATGCGCGGCGAGCCCGCCACGATGGACGCGCACGCCCGGTACGGCGACGTCGCAGCCGAGGTGGCCGGCGAGTTGTCTGAACGAAGGGGCCGAGCCCTAATCGCCGGCGTAGCGCCGGAAGCGATCGTGCTCGACCCCGGCCTCGGCTTCGCCAAGAACGTGGAGCACAACCTGACGCTCTTGAACCGTCTGGACGCCATCGTCGCCCTCAACCACCCCGTCATGGTGGGGCCGTCGCGGAAGCGTTTCCTGGGCGCGGTGACGGGCAGCGGCGTAGCGGAGCGCGACGCGGCGACGGCGGCGGCGTGCGTGGCCGCGCGCTTTCGTGGCGCGTCGCTCTTCCGCGTGCACGACGTGGCCGCCGCGCGCGAAGCGCTGACGGTGGCCGACGCGATCCTGACGGCCAACGGCTGA
- the cdaA gene encoding diadenylate cyclase CdaA has protein sequence MGDRLRFLIPQWRDLIQIVIVAFVIYRALLFLLGTRAIHILLGLVVLAAAYVTAVLLKFAMITYLLGIVLTYGAFALLIVFQPELRAGLAQLGQSRLMRFFYRGEAHQVAEEISEAVDRLSRAGTGAIVAVEGEVGLGDYVGSGTALHARVAADLVTTIFTPYSPLHDGAVIIRGDTIVGAGCILPLTQFPVADKSLGTRHRAALGLSEETDALVIVISEETSAISVARRGQLERGVSVARLKELLASGPFARLPTTGLEPVRS, from the coding sequence ATGGGCGACCGTCTCCGCTTCCTGATCCCGCAGTGGCGCGACCTCATCCAGATCGTGATCGTGGCGTTCGTGATCTACCGGGCGCTGCTCTTCCTGCTGGGCACCCGAGCGATACACATCCTCCTCGGCCTGGTGGTGCTCGCGGCGGCGTACGTCACGGCGGTGCTCCTCAAGTTCGCGATGATCACGTACTTGCTGGGCATCGTGCTCACCTACGGCGCATTCGCGCTTCTCATAGTGTTCCAGCCGGAGCTGCGCGCGGGCCTGGCCCAGCTGGGCCAGTCGCGGTTGATGCGGTTCTTCTACCGCGGCGAGGCCCACCAGGTGGCCGAGGAGATCTCTGAGGCGGTGGACCGCCTGAGCCGCGCGGGCACCGGGGCGATTGTCGCGGTGGAGGGGGAAGTGGGCCTCGGTGACTACGTGGGCAGCGGCACCGCGCTCCACGCCCGCGTCGCCGCCGACCTGGTGACGACCATCTTCACCCCCTACTCGCCGCTGCACGACGGCGCGGTGATCATCCGCGGCGACACCATCGTCGGCGCAGGCTGCATCCTCCCGCTCACCCAGTTCCCGGTGGCGGACAAGAGCCTGGGCACGCGCCATCGCGCCGCGCTCGGCCTCTCCGAGGAGACTGACGCGCTGGTGATCGTGATCTCGGAAGAGACGAGCGCCATCTCCGTGGCGCGCCGCGGGCAGCTCGAGCGCGGGGTCAGCGTCGCACGCCTCAAGGAGCTGCTCGCCAGCGGTCCCTTCGCGCGCCTCCCGACCACGGGCCTCGAGCCGGTCCGTTCCTGA
- a CDS encoding DUF2723 domain-containing protein, which translates to MTSAADATTERPPYLLALLAAGVVLAGYVFTLAPSVTFWDAGEFISASHILGIPHPPGTPMFVILGRVWDAFFPVGTTAFKTNLMSATFSACASGFLFLFMHSILGRGTKGMEAGAARVFRVGGAFAAALIAAYVFTNWQNSNETEVYQISMFAIGAIAWLCWLWRRDRNGPSGAHELLLLIYILGIALSTHLMGLLVGPAVIAYMYHVLRTEPARDPKERQVQWAEFLVAGSLWVTMVGVGIGAWPIAVLGLLLFGVAAYFAYRAGTLFFAGAALVVAAIGVSGFLYLFIRAGLHPYVNEADPSTWSSLWSVIRREQYPFRSPLDNPIYPHGPDNPGRTLSLLALQILNYIQYFDWQWSAGLQRAYTLLAPARLPFTLLFTGLGIWGATEHRKWDRPTFWFIATLFATTSLGLVLYLNFKPGFSLALQTYADREMHEVRERDYFFTVSYVAWGLWAGLGLAAAYRALRERLSETVPVPAAGMVFAAALIPFALNFNAASRKHGPSATLARDFAYNMLMSVEPYGILFTNGDNDTFPLWYAQEVEEIRQDVVVVNLSLINTDWYIRQLRDNPARPYRPDSAAIGLYGREAGPPPACSAAWADTLDAWARAADRRGPDRQFGMPTCLHTLTDDQIVGIQPQLLSRDLVLHVGNITHTYPANTPMYVKDIMVLRLIQENLGRRPIYFALTAGSGSRMGLDQYMNQQALAFKLMPDPVTSGPEGLFGTKVDVERTRTLVWDVFRYARLFDVDSLELDPTDDNIAGNLAFNYMTLGEAYRQLGNAELVVANFRKANHLSPNPELERYVRTFEAATVNPAILGPDTVQARPESGAAGARPAARDSSGGRR; encoded by the coding sequence ATGACCAGCGCCGCCGACGCCACGACGGAACGGCCCCCCTACCTGCTGGCGCTGCTCGCCGCGGGCGTGGTGCTCGCAGGCTACGTCTTCACCCTCGCGCCATCGGTGACGTTCTGGGACGCGGGAGAGTTCATCTCCGCCTCGCACATCCTGGGGATCCCGCACCCGCCAGGCACCCCGATGTTCGTGATCCTGGGCCGAGTGTGGGACGCGTTCTTTCCGGTCGGGACGACGGCGTTCAAAACGAACCTGATGAGCGCCACCTTCAGCGCGTGCGCGTCGGGGTTCCTGTTCCTGTTCATGCATTCGATCCTGGGGCGCGGGACGAAGGGGATGGAGGCGGGCGCGGCCCGTGTCTTCCGGGTAGGCGGCGCGTTCGCGGCGGCGCTCATCGCGGCCTACGTCTTCACCAACTGGCAGAACTCGAACGAGACCGAGGTCTACCAGATCTCGATGTTCGCCATCGGCGCGATCGCGTGGCTCTGCTGGCTATGGCGGCGCGACCGGAACGGCCCCAGCGGGGCCCATGAGCTGCTGCTGCTCATCTACATCCTCGGCATCGCGCTCAGCACGCACCTCATGGGGCTGCTGGTCGGTCCCGCGGTGATCGCGTACATGTACCACGTCCTCCGGACCGAGCCGGCGCGCGATCCCAAGGAGCGGCAGGTGCAGTGGGCGGAGTTCCTGGTGGCGGGAAGCCTCTGGGTCACCATGGTGGGCGTGGGGATCGGTGCCTGGCCGATCGCTGTGCTGGGGTTGCTGCTGTTTGGCGTCGCGGCGTACTTCGCCTACCGGGCGGGGACGCTCTTCTTCGCGGGTGCCGCGCTGGTGGTGGCCGCGATCGGGGTGAGCGGGTTCCTGTACCTGTTCATCCGGGCGGGGTTGCACCCCTACGTGAACGAGGCGGACCCCTCGACGTGGAGCAGCCTCTGGTCGGTGATCCGGCGCGAGCAGTACCCGTTCCGCTCGCCGCTCGATAATCCTATCTACCCCCACGGACCGGACAACCCCGGCCGCACCTTGTCGCTGCTGGCGCTCCAGATCCTGAACTACATCCAGTATTTCGATTGGCAGTGGTCGGCGGGCCTCCAGCGCGCGTACACTCTGCTGGCGCCGGCGCGGCTGCCGTTCACGCTGCTGTTCACCGGCCTGGGCATCTGGGGCGCTACCGAGCACCGGAAATGGGACCGCCCGACCTTTTGGTTCATCGCCACGCTCTTCGCCACCACCAGCCTCGGGCTCGTCCTCTACCTCAACTTCAAGCCGGGCTTCTCGCTCGCGCTCCAGACCTACGCGGACCGGGAGATGCACGAAGTGCGCGAGCGGGACTACTTCTTTACGGTCTCGTACGTGGCGTGGGGGTTGTGGGCGGGTCTGGGCCTGGCGGCGGCGTACCGCGCGCTGCGCGAGCGTCTGAGCGAGACGGTGCCGGTGCCTGCCGCGGGAATGGTATTCGCGGCGGCGCTGATCCCCTTTGCGCTGAACTTCAACGCCGCGAGCCGGAAGCACGGCCCGTCGGCCACCCTGGCGCGAGACTTCGCGTACAACATGTTGATGTCGGTGGAGCCGTACGGGATCCTGTTCACCAACGGCGACAACGACACCTTCCCGCTCTGGTACGCACAGGAGGTCGAGGAGATCCGGCAGGACGTGGTGGTGGTGAACCTGTCGCTCATCAACACCGACTGGTACATCCGCCAGCTGCGCGACAACCCGGCGCGGCCCTACCGGCCCGACAGCGCCGCCATCGGGCTGTACGGGAGGGAAGCCGGCCCGCCGCCGGCGTGCAGCGCCGCGTGGGCGGACACGCTCGACGCGTGGGCGCGCGCCGCCGACCGGCGAGGGCCGGACCGGCAGTTCGGGATGCCCACCTGCCTGCACACCCTCACCGACGATCAGATCGTGGGCATCCAGCCCCAGCTCCTGTCGAGAGACCTGGTGCTGCACGTCGGGAACATCACCCACACCTATCCCGCGAACACGCCGATGTACGTGAAAGACATCATGGTGCTGCGGCTCATCCAGGAGAACCTGGGGCGGCGGCCGATCTACTTCGCGCTAACGGCGGGGAGCGGGAGCCGCATGGGGCTCGACCAGTACATGAACCAACAGGCGCTCGCCTTCAAGCTCATGCCCGACCCGGTGACTTCCGGCCCCGAAGGACTCTTCGGGACGAAGGTGGATGTGGAGCGGACTCGCACGCTGGTGTGGGACGTGTTCCGTTATGCGCGGCTCTTCGACGTGGACAGCCTCGAGCTCGACCCCACGGACGACAACATCGCCGGAAACCTCGCCTTCAACTACATGACGCTGGGCGAGGCGTACCGGCAGCTCGGGAACGCGGAACTGGTGGTCGCGAACTTCCGGAAGGCGAACCATCTATCGCCGAACCCGGAGCTCGAGCGGTACGTCAGGACGTTCGAGGCGGCCACGGTGAACCCGGCCATTCTGGGGCCGGACACGGTCCAGGCGCGGCCGGAGAGCGGGGCGGCTGGCGCCCGCCCCGCGGCGCGGGACAGCTCGGGCGGTCGCCGGTAG
- a CDS encoding YggS family pyridoxal phosphate-dependent enzyme, whose product MDVEAVRARIAQAAARSGRTAEAVQVVAVTKGHPIERVRDAVALGFTDLGENRVQEALAKQEAWPDAPVRWHLIGHLQRNKAKLAVGRFALIHSLDSVRLADALELEAAKRNLVQDALVEVNVAREPQKSGAMPEEAEKIVAHAATLPHLRVNGLMTMAPLTDDAAVIRRTFAGLRALKERLPAPGVSLTELSMGMSGDFEIAIEEGATMVRLGTVLFGERKP is encoded by the coding sequence ATGGACGTCGAGGCCGTCCGGGCCCGCATCGCCCAGGCGGCGGCCCGCAGCGGCCGAACGGCCGAGGCCGTTCAGGTGGTCGCGGTCACGAAGGGCCACCCGATCGAGCGGGTGCGGGATGCGGTCGCCTTGGGCTTCACGGACCTGGGCGAGAACCGCGTCCAGGAAGCGCTCGCGAAGCAGGAGGCCTGGCCCGACGCGCCGGTCCGCTGGCACCTGATCGGCCACCTCCAGCGCAACAAGGCGAAACTGGCCGTCGGGCGCTTCGCGCTGATCCATTCGCTCGATTCGGTTCGCCTGGCGGACGCGCTCGAGCTGGAAGCGGCGAAGCGAAACCTGGTGCAGGACGCGCTGGTCGAGGTCAACGTCGCGCGCGAGCCGCAGAAGAGCGGCGCGATGCCCGAGGAGGCGGAGAAGATCGTGGCCCACGCCGCCACGCTGCCGCACCTTCGAGTGAACGGCCTGATGACGATGGCCCCGCTGACTGACGACGCGGCGGTGATCCGTCGCACCTTCGCCGGCCTGCGCGCACTGAAGGAACGGCTCCCGGCTCCCGGCGTAAGCCTTACGGAGCTGTCGATGGGGATGTCAGGTGATTTCGAGATCGCGATCGAGGAGGGCGCCACGATGGTCCGACTCGGCACGGTCCTTTTCGGGGAGCGGAAGCCATGA
- a CDS encoding DivIVA domain-containing protein translates to MSDDVFRLTPLDVRKQEFKKAMRGYEPLAVEDFRSRAADELERVLRERMALEERLRYVEERLKEYKARDKAMNDALVAAQQLRAETREQAEREAQMIVREAEADAERRLERARRELDRIESSGQQLSQKHHAYLASLRTLVDRQKAELDVLAASEGANFGKVAGSIAPADEARRARDARKSSPKWIKSIVEE, encoded by the coding sequence ATGAGCGACGACGTCTTTCGTCTCACGCCACTGGACGTGCGGAAGCAGGAGTTCAAGAAAGCGATGCGCGGGTACGAGCCGCTCGCGGTCGAGGACTTCCGTTCGCGCGCCGCCGACGAGCTGGAGCGCGTCTTGCGCGAGCGCATGGCGCTCGAGGAGCGCCTCCGGTACGTCGAGGAACGGCTCAAGGAGTACAAGGCCCGCGACAAGGCGATGAACGACGCGCTGGTGGCCGCGCAGCAGCTCCGCGCCGAGACGCGCGAGCAGGCCGAGCGCGAGGCGCAGATGATCGTGCGCGAGGCCGAAGCGGACGCCGAGCGGAGGCTGGAGCGTGCGCGCCGCGAGCTGGACCGGATCGAGTCCTCGGGGCAGCAGCTGTCGCAGAAGCACCACGCGTACCTGGCGTCGCTGCGCACCCTGGTGGACCGGCAGAAGGCGGAGCTGGATGTGCTCGCGGCGAGCGAAGGCGCGAACTTCGGCAAGGTCGCGGGCTCCATCGCCCCCGCCGACGAGGCCCGGCGCGCCCGCGACGCGAGGAAATCGTCCCCCAAGTGGATCAAGTCGATCGTCGAGGAGTGA